GTGCTCGAAGCGCGTCCCGACCTGCTCGATCTCCCGGAGGAGGAGCAGCTCACGGTCGCCCGCGAGCTCGGCTACGAGTACCAGCTCGCGGAGATCAAGAACTCGCTCGAGCGCTTCAACGTGCCGTTCGACGTGTGGTTCTCCGAGCGCACCCTCCACGCGAAGGACGCCTCGGGATCGAGCCTGATCGACCAAGCCGTCGACCGTCTGCGCGAGCAGGGCCATGTGTTCGACGAGGACGGCGCCGTATGGGTGCGCACGACGGACTTCGGCGACGACAAGGACCGCGTGATCCGCCGCTCGAACGGCGAGTACACGTACTTCGCCGCCGACGCCGCCTACTACCTGAACAAGGGCGACCGTGGCTTCCGCGACAAGATCTACCTGCTGGGCGCCGACCACCACGGCTACGTGCACCGCCTCAAGGCGGTTGCGGGGGCGGCGGGGGACGACCCCGCGAAGAACATCCAGGTGCTGATCGGCCAGATGGTCTCGATCAACGGCGCCCGCCTCAGCAAGCGTGCCGGCAACATCATCGAGATGGACGACCTGCTCGACTGGCTCGGCACGGACGCGCTGCGCTACTCGCTGGAGCGCTCGCCCGCCGACTCGCCGCTCGACCTCGACCCGGAGCTGCTGCAGAAGCGCACGAACGACAACCCGGTGTTCTACGTGCAGTACGCACACGCCCGTACCCACAACGTCGCGCGCAATGCCGCCGACTCCGGCGTCGACCGCTCCGTCTTCGCCCCGGAGACGCTCACGCACGAGACCGAGGCGGCGCTGCTGGGCGCGCTCCAGGAGTTCCCCCGCATCGTGGCGTTCGCGGCCGAGGTGCGCGAGCCGCACCGCGTCGCGCGCTATCTGGAGGAGCTCGCCGGCCTGTACCACCGCTGGTACGACAACTGCCGGGTGATCCCGCTGAGCGACGCCCCGGTGGAGGACGTGCACCGCACGCGCCTGTGGCTGAACGATGCCGCCGGCCAGGTCTTCCGCAACGGACTCGACCTGCTCGGCGTGTCCGCGCCCGAGCGCATGTAGGAGCGCCATGAGCGACGACAACCACACCCTCCCGTATCCGAAGCCCTCGGACGAGCACCCGACGCTCGTGGTCCCGGACGCGGCGGACGGTCGGGGCGGTGCCGGACGTCGTCGCCGGCGGTGGCCGTGGGTCGTGCTCATCGTCGTGGTCGTGCTCGCCGCCCTCGTGGTCGCGGCCGAGTTCGTCGCCCGTGCGGTGCTGCCCGGTGTCGTCCGATCGATCGTCATCGAGCAGCTCGACCTCCCTGCCGACCAGCAGCTGGACGTCGAGACCGAGGGGATCCTCCTCCCACAGCTCCTCGCCGGTCGTCTCGACACCCTGCGCCTGTCGACGGAGGCCGTCACGCTGCAGGGCATCACCGGTGCCGCCGACGTCACGGCGACGGGCGTTCCGCTGCGGGGCGGCGACCTCGACGGCGCGGACGGCACCATCCGCATCGACCAGGAGCAGTTCACCGCTCTGCTCGCCGACTCGGAACTCCCTGTCGACACCGTGGAGTTCGTGGCACCGAACGCGACCCTCGGCGGCTCGTTCGACGTGCTCGGCACCGCGGTGCCGGTATCCGTGACCCTGACCCCCGGGGCTGTCGAGGGCGACCTCGAACTCACCCCGGTGGCGGCGAGCATCGGCGGCGTCGACATCGATCTCGATCGTGTGGGCTCGTCGTTCGGCTCCCTCGGCGAGGGGATCACCGAACCGCGGCGCGTCTGCATCGCGGACCAGCTGCCGGCCGGCCTCACCCTGACGGGAATCGAGATCGTCGACGACCAGGCCGTGATCGACATCGACGTGGACGGGGCGATCGTCACGGACGAGACGCTCCAGGAGAAGGGGACCTGCGACCGCTGAGCGGTCACGCACCGGTCAGGTGGCCAGGCGCTCCTCCAGACGCGCGGCGAGCTCCGCCGGCCGTTGCAGGGGGATGCCGTGTCCGCACCCCTCGGCGACCTCGAGGGTGCTGCGGGGATGCACCCGGTCCAGCAGCGCGGCGGAGCGGCGCATCATCGGCTTCTCCTCCGCACCGACCAGGATCAGGGCGGTGCCGGGATGCGCGCGCCACGCGGGCGGAGGCGTGAAACGGAGGTTCTCCTCTACCGCGCGCAGCAGGGTCGTGCGCGAGATGGCCGCGGAGGTCTCCAGATAGCGGGGGAGCAGCGCGTCGGGGATGAACAGCTCGCGGGCCTGAAGGCGGGCGAAGCGCTCGTTCCTGGCGAGCCCTGCCGTGAGGCGGAGCAGCGCGAGGGTCGGGCCGACGGCGCGCAGCGGTTCCGCCTGAGCGCTGATGACCACGGCGTCGGCGACGAGGTCCGGTCGTCGTGCCGCGAGCAGGACGGCGAGCTGGGCGCCGAGGGAGAACCCGACGACGGTCGCCGGTTGCGTCTCCTGCTCCAGCAGCGGGACGAGCGCCGCGACCGTCTCCTCGTGCGACACGTAGTCCGCTGTCGCGCTGCCACCGTGTCCCGGAAGATCCGGGAGGATGACCCGCCGTGCGGGGTCGAGGTGACTGCGCAGCGGCTCCCACATCCAGCCGGCGACCCCGCCCCCGTGCAGCAGGAGGAGGGGAGGGGTTCCTGCGGAGCCAGTCGTCTCGTGATGCATGTCACTCCGTCTCGAAGCTCGCGGCCATGCGGCCGACCGTGTCGATGGCGCTCTCCAGCGTCGCGCGATCGAGGGGCCCCAGGGTGCGGGCCGCGGAGAGCAGGCCGAGCGTGGCACTGGACAACGCGAGAGCCAGGGCCTCGGGCTCCACGTCCGGCGCGATCCGGCCCTGCTCCTGCAGCTCACGGATCCCGGCGACGACCTGTTCGTGACGCATCCGGCACCGGGCGGGTGGCTGCGCGGCGACGTGCGCACCGAGCACTCCCGCGTCGTCGAGGAACGCGGCCGTCATGAGCTCGTCGCCGAGCAGGGCAGCAGCTGTGGCGCGGTAGAGGGCACTGAGCGAGGGCTGCGGTCCTGCGGTACGGGCGACCGCATCGGCGATCCGAGACGTGCCGCGCTGGAGCAGCGCGTCGAGGATGTCGCGCTTCGCCGCGAACTCCAGGTAGACCGCGCCCTTGCCGATGCCGGCCGCGCGTGCGATCGCGGCGACGCTCATGGCATCGAACCCGTGGGTCAGCACCATCCGCTCCGCGGCATCGAGGATGCGAGCGCGCCGGTCGGGCACGAGCGGCCTAGGCATCGGAGCCTCGGGCGAACCAGTCCCGGAGGGCGGGGATCACGAGGTCGGGGCGGTCGCGTTGCACCCAGTGTCCGGCTCCCGGTGCCACCAGGAGCCGGCCGGCCGGCAGCGCGTCCGCCGCCTCCTCGATCCTCCGAAGAGGCACGCCGGAATCCCGGTCGCCGTGCACGAGCAGGACGGGGACCCGGATCTCGGCGAGCCGGTCGCGGTAGTCGGTGCGGAGTCGCAGCGGTCGCACCTGATCCCGCTGCCAGTCGCCGAACGTCGTGAGGCCGGAGCCGGTCGCTGCCTCGGCGAGCACCGCATCGACGAGAGCCGGGTTGCGGGCGTCCGGGGAGTGCACGAGATCCTGGAGGCCGCGCATCATCGCCTTCCGGTCGCGCGCGTAGGCGCGTGTCATGGCGCCGAGCAGCCCCGAACGCAGGAGCAGGAATGTCGACAGGTGCGAGAGGGCACCGAGGCGTCCGTCCGTCAGCCGTGGCATCAGCCCGTAGCTGCCGAGGAGGGCGGCGGAGCGCGCAGCGTCCGGGCGGTCGAGGAGGTGGCCCAACGCCAACCCGGCACCCAGGGAGAGTCCGCCGACGACGTAGGCCTGCAGGTCGAGGGCATCGACGAGGTCGCCGACGTACTGCACCAGGCGCTCCTGCGTCAGCGGCGCTTCGAGGCGCGGACTGCGTCCGAACCCGGGGTGGTCCGGTGCCACGACGCGGTGTCCGGCGGCCGCCAACGCCGGTCCGACCTCGCCCCAGGAGAGTTCTGCACTGTCGGCGCCGCCGCCGTGCAGAAGGAGCACGGGCGGCTGCGTCTCCGCCGCGGGGCACCATTCCGCGACCGACACCCGCGCGCCGGGAACGGTCACGGTGTGCCGTCGTGGTGCGGACATGCGCCCCCTCTCGTTGTGACCACCATATCGATTGCGGTCACAACGAGGAAGGTCACTTCTTCTCGGCGGTGCCGTTCTCCTCGGCCGCCGCGCGCTGGGCGTCGCGCAGCTCGGCCGTGGCGATCTTGACGTCCACCTCGGCGCGCTGCAGCCGCCGCTGGACGAACGTGCGTGCGCCGAACCGCTCGTGCAGGCGGTCACCGCGCTCCTCCTCGGCCGTGACGATGTAGGCGCACGAGACGAGGATGATCTGGGTGGACAGCTGGAGCCAGATCAGCAGCGCGAGGAGCGAGGCGAACGAGGCGAGCAGGGGGTTGCTCGTCGCACCGCCGACGAAGAGCCCGGAGAGCTGCTGCAGCACGATCAGGCCGAAGGCGCCGAGGAAGGCGCCGCTCCACAACGACCGCGCAGCGGGTCGGACGCCGGACAGCAGGAGGAAGGCGCCCACGATCAGGGCCGCGTCGAGGATGAACACCACGAGGAGCGACAGGATCCGGACCGTCCAGGCGAGCAGAGGGGAATCCGACGGCACCCCGAGCAGGTCGCCGATCCAGGTCACCCCGAGCTGTCCGATGAAGGTGATCCCGGCGGCGAGCACGAACGCGAGGCCGATGCCGATGCCGAGAAGCAGGTTGCGGACGATGACCCAGATCCACAGGATGTCCGCCTGGATCGTGCCGGCGATGGTCCGGATGGCCGTGCGGAGCGAGCCGATGGCGCCGAGCGCGGCACCGACCAGCGCGACGAGGGAGATGATGCCGGCGATCGAGAACGACGCCGGAGTCCGGAGGTCCTTCGTATCGATGACACCGCCCTCGCCGATGAGCCCGGGGACCGCGGACTGCACGGCGTCGATGATCGCGCGCCAGGCCTCCGGGTTTCCGGAGAGCCAGAGGGCCGCGAGCGAGAAGCCGAGGAGCACGCCGGCGAAGACGCTGAACAGGGCCCGGTAGGTCACGCTGTCGGCGAGCATCGGACCGCGGCGCTCGGAGTACAGCAGCACCGCCCTGACCGGGCGCCGGGCCAGGGCCCAAGCGATCACCGGTCCCGTGATGCGGGCGACGAGTCCCGGTCGGGCCGGGGCTGCGGAACGGTTCTCGGAGTCTCGCGTGTCGGTGTCTGCCACGCCCCCACCCTATGAGCCGCTCGGCACCCCTCCCCAGGGGGTTGACGCGGCGTGTCACCATGACCAGGCGGGGACAGGGGGTGCCCTAGAATCGGGGCAACTCGATGTGCGCCTCCGCCCGAGATCCGTCCCACGATTGGTGTTCCGTGCTCGACTCTGCCGCCACGCTCGCTCCGGATTGGCTCGTCGTCCCCGACGACCCGAACGATCTCGCGGTCGGGGTCTGGCCGTCCTCCACGGAGCGCGACGAGGACGGAGCCCTCGTGCTGGCGGGTGTGACGGCGCCGGAGCTCGTCCGGGCCTACGGCACGCCGCTCCTCGTGCTCGACGAAGACGAGGTGCGCCGCCGCGCCAGGGCCTTCCGCGACGCTTTCGACCGCGCCGCCTCCGCCCACGGCACGACCGCGCAGGTGTACTACGCGGGCAAGGCGTTCCTGTGCACGACGGTCGCCCGGTGGGTCGTCGACGAGGGGCTCCGCATCGACGTGTGCACCGGCGGCGAGCTCGAAGTCGCCCTCGCCGCGGGGGTCGCTCCGGCCTCGCTCGGCTTCCACGGCAACAACAAGTCGGTCGCCGAGCTCGAGCGCGCGGTCGCCCTCGGCGTGGGGACGATCGTCGTCGACAGCGCGATCGAGATCGAGCGCCTGGCCGCCATCACCGCCCGCACCGACTCCGTGCAGCGCGTCATGGTCCGGGTCATCAGCGGCGTACACGCCGAGACCCACGACTTCCTCGCCACAGCGCACGAGGACCAGAAGTTCGGCTTCCCGCTCGCCGAGGCGGAGGTCGCCGTGGCACGGATCCGCGAGATCCCCGGGCTGGAGTTCGCCGGACTGCACTGCCACATCGGCTCCCAGATCTTCGGCGTGGCCGGCTTCCGCGAGTCCGCCTCCCGCGTGCTCGAACTGCACGCCGCCCTCCTCGAGGACGGCCCCGTGCCGCAGCTGAACCTCGGCGGCGGGTTCGGCATCGCCTACACCCGCATCGACGACCCCACCCCCATCGACGAGCTCGCCGGCGGCATCGTCGCGGCGGTGGCCGAGGGCTGCGCGGCGCGCGGCATCCCCGTGCCGGCGCTGTCGTTCGAGCCCGGGCGTGCGATCGTCGGCACCGCGGGCGTGACGCTCTACGAGGTCGGCACGACGAAGGACGTCACGGTCGCCTCGGGGGCGACCCGGCGTTACGTCAGCGTCGACGGCGGGATGAGTGACAACGCCCGCACGGCCCTCTACGGCGCCAGCTACTCCGCCCGCCTGGCCTCGCGCGCGGGCACGGGCGACCCGCAGTTGAGCCGGGTGGTCGGCAAGCACTGCGAGTCCGGCGACATCGTCGTCGATCACGAATATCTGCCCGGCGACGTCGCCCCGGGGGACCTGCTCGCGGTGCCCGCGACGGGCGCGTACTGCGCCTCTCTCGCGAGCAACTACAACCACGTCCCGCGGCCGCCGATCGTGGCGGTGCGCGAGGGCCGCTCGCGGGTGATCGTCCGCGGCGAGACCGTCCACGACCTGCTGGCCCGCGACGCGGGCATCGACGGGGCGCACGCCCCCGAGGGAGCACGATGACCCACCCCAGAAGGAGCACCCATGACTGACTACAGACGACTTCGCGTGGCGCTGCTGGGCGCCGGAGCCGTCGGCTCCCAGGTGGCGGCCCTCCTGCTCCGCCACGGCGACGAGCTGGCCGACCGCGCGGGTGCCGCGCTGGAGCTGGCGGGCATCGCGGTGCGCAACCTCGACGCGCCCCGCGACGTCGAGCTGCCGAAGGAGCTCTTCACGACCGATGCCGAGTCGCTCATCCTCGGCGCCGACATCGTGATCGAACTGATCGGCGGGATCGAGCCCGCCCGCACGAACATCCTCCAGGCCATCGGCTCCGGCGCCGACGTGGTCACCGCCAACAAGGCGCTGCTGGCGACCCACGGGCCGGAGCTGTTCGAGGCCGCGGATCGCGTCGGCGCATCGGTGTACTACGAGGCGGCGGCCGCCGGCGCCATCCCGATCATCCGTCCGCTGCGCGACTCGCTCGCCGGCGACCGCGTCGTGCGCATCATGGGCATCGTCAACGGCACCACGAACTACATCCTCGACCGGATGGACACCGAGGGCGCCGACTTCGCCGACGTGCTCGCCGACGCGCAGCGCCTGGGGTATGCGGAGGCCGACCCCACCGCCGACGTGGAGGGCTACGACGCCGCGCAGAAGGCCGCGATCCTCGCCAGCCTCGCTTTCCACACCGCGGTGCCGCTGGAGGCGGTGCATCGCGAGGGCATCACCTCGATCACCGCGTCGATGATCGAGGAGGCCCGCGCGGCCGGCTTCGTCATCAAGCTGCTCGCCGTCTGCGAGCGGATCGAGGCGAACGGCGCCGAGTCCATCTCGGTGCGGGTCTACCCGGCACTCGTCCCCGTGTCCCACCCGCTCGCCTCCGTGCACGGTGCCAACAACGCCGTCTTCGTCGAGGCGGAGGCCGCCGGCTCTCTCATGTTCTACGGGGCGGGCGCCGGCGGCGTGCAGACGGCCTCGGCCGTCCTCGGCGACGTCGTCTCCGCTGCGCGTCGGCATATCGCGGGCGGCGTCGGCGTGGGCGAGTCCACCCGGGCGAATCTCCCCGTCGTGCCCATCGGCCACGTCACCACGCGATACCAGATCACCCTCGAGGTCTCCGACGCCCCCGGCGTGCTCGCGACCGTGGCGGGCATCCTCAGCGACGGCGGAGTGTCCGTCGCGACCGTCGTCCAGACCGTCGAGGGCGAGGACGAGCCGACCGCGCGCCTCATCATCGGCACGCACCGTGCGACCGAGCAGGCCCTCAGCGACACGGTGGACGTGCTGGCCGACAGCGATGTCGTCGCCCGCGTGGTGTCCGTCCTCCGGGTGGAAGGCGAGTGACCACGGTGACGGCTACGGCTCCCGCTCCCGAGGAGCACGGCGCCCGCATCGGCCGCACGGTCGAGGTGACGGTGCCGGCGACGAGCGCCAATCTCGGCCCCGGCTTCGACACGCTCGGCCTGGCCCTGAGTATCTACGACCGTCTCGAGGTGACCGCTCTGCCGGAGGGGGAGCTCGAGATCGAGGTCTCCGGTTCGGGCGCCGCCGACATCCCACGGGATGCGTCCAACCTCATCGTCCGGACGATCGCCTACGTCTTCGCGGATGTCGGCAGGCCGATGCCCGGCCTGCGCATCGTGGCCGAGAACGCGGTCCCGCACGGCCGCGGCCTGGGGTCCTCCGGTGCGGCCGTCGCTGCCGGCGTGCTCGCGGCGAAGGGGCTGATGGCCGGCGACGTCGACCTCTCCGACACCGATCTGCTGCGCCTCGCGACCGAGCTCGAGGGCCACCCGGACAACGTGGCGCCCGCGCTGTTCGGCGGGCTCACGATCGCGTGGATGGGGGAGCGGGGTCCGCAGCACAAGAAGCTCCTCGTGCATCGGGGCGTCTCGCCCCTGGTCCTCGTCCCCGCGTACACGATGTCGACCTCGCAGGCCCGCTCGCTGCAGCCGCCGCACGTCTCCACGGCCGACGCCGTGTTCAACGTGTCCCGGTCGGCTCTGCTCATCGCGGCGCTGATGCAGAGCCCGGAGCTGCTGCTGGACGCGACCGCCGACCGCCTGCACCAGGACTACCGCGCCGGCGCCATGCCCGAGACGCAGCGCCTCGTGCAGGCGCTGCGGGCCGCCGGATTCGCCGCCGTCGTCTCCGGCGCCGGCCCCAGTGTGCTCGTCCTCGCGGACGGTCCGGGCAGTCGCCTGGACGCCGTCGAGGTGGCCAATCGGGTGACCGACACCCCGTGGGAGGCGCTCCTGCTCGCCGTCGACGTCCGTGGTGGTACAGTGGGGGATCGAGCGGAGGGCTCCACGTAGCATTCGTGAATCTGGCCCCATTGCATCTCTTGCAAGACCCGCACGCAAACCCCTGAGGCCCAAGTGCCGAGGCTGGCTGACGCCGAGCGTCAGCCCGTGCGATCGTGCGCAGCACCCGTTGTGCGCGTTCACGCTCATTTCCCATGACCTATAAGGGAGTACTCGTGGAGAACCTCTCCGAGACCCAGAACGATCAGGCGGCTCCGACCGCCGACGCCCCCGTCGCCGCGCAGGCGACCGAGTCCGCTCCGGCCAAGAAGCGCGCGCCGCGCCGGGCGAGCACCGCGACGGCCGCTGCCAAGGCCGCCAAGGCGGAGGAGTCCGGCACCGCCGATGCTCCCGCCGCTGCCGGCGACTCCGCCGAGGGGGCAGAAGCCGCGCCCAAGGCGAAGGCTCCGCGCCGCACCCGCGCGAAGAAGGCGGACGCCGAGGCCCCCGCCGAGACCGCCGCCGCCGAGCCGGCGCCTGCTGCCGAGGCCGCCGAGGCACCGGCCGAGGCCCCGAAGTCCGGACGCGGCCGTCGCACGAAGAAGGCGGACGCCGAGGCCCCCGAGGCGAAGACCGAGAAGGCCGAGGCGGCACCGGCCGACGGCGCGACCGAGACGGCCGACGCGGGCACCGCCCAGGGCGGCCGCACCAAGAACGACGCGGCGAAGAACGAGCCGAAGAACGACGGCGCTGCCGCGAAGAACGAGGCCGAGGCGGACGCCCCCGCGAAGGACGCGTCCGGCGAGGGAGACAACGGCGACGAGCAGGGTGGTCGAGGCCGCAGCCGCAACCGCAACCGCAACCGCGGCCGCGGGCAGGGCGGCGGTCAGGAGCAGGCGCAGAACGCACCGGCCGACGACGACCAGTCCGGCAACGGCAGCGGGCGCAACCGTCAGCGCAACAAGCGTCGCGGCGCCGGCCCTGTCGACGAGTTCGAGACCGAGATCACCGAGGACGACGTCCTCATCCCGATCGCCGGCATCCTCGACGTGCTCGACAACTACGCCTTCGTGCGCACCACCGGCTACCTCGCCGGGCCCAGCGACGTCTACGTCTCGCTCGGCCAGGTCAAGAAGTACAACCTCCGCAAGGGCGACGCGGTCGTCGGCTCCATCAAGCAGCCGCGCGAAGGCGAGCAGCAGGGCCGCCAGAAGTACAACGCCCTCGTCAAGGTCGACTCCATCAACGGCCTCTCGGTCGACGACGCGGCCACCCGCGTGGAGTTCGGCAAGCTCACGCCGCTCTACCCGCAGGAGCGTCTGCGCCTGGAGACGGCTCCGGAGAAGCTGACGCAGCGCATCATCGACCTCGTCGCACCGATCGGCAAGGGCCAGCGCGGCCTGATCGTCGCGCCCCCCAAGGCCGGCAAGACGATCGTCCTGCAGCAGATCGCCAACGCGATCGCGCAGAACAACCCCGAGGTGCACCTCATGGTCGTGCTCGTCGACGAGCGCCCCGAAGAGGTCACCGACATGGAGCGCACGGTGAAGGGCGAGGTCATCGCCTCCACCTTCGACCGGCCAGCCGAAGACCACACGACGGTCGCCGAGCTCGCGATCGAGCGCGCCAAGCGCCTCGTCGAGCTGGGCCGCGACGTGGTCGTGCTGCTCGACTCGATCACCCGCCTCGGACGCGCGTACAACCTGGCCGCTCCGGCGTCCGGCCGCGTCCTCACCGGTGGCGTCGACGCATCCGCGCTCTACCCGCCGAAGCGCTTCTTCGGTGCCGCCCGCAACATCGAGAACGGCGGATCCCTCACGATCCTCGCCACCGCGCTCGTCGAGACCGGCTCCAAGATGGACGAGGTCATCTTCGAGGAGTTCAAGGGCACCGGCAACAGCGAGCTGCGCCTGTCCCGCCAGCTCGCCGACAAGCGCATCTTCCCGGCGGTGGACGTGAACGCGTCCAGCACCCGCCGCGAGGAGATGCTCCTCTCCGCCGACGAGGTCAAGATCACCTGGAAGCTGCGCCGCGCTCTCGCCGGCCTCGACCCGCAGCAGGCGCTGGAGGTCGTGCTCGGCAAGCTCAAGGAGACCCACTCCAACGTGGAGTTCCTCGTTCAGATGCAGAAGTCGATCCCGACGCTGCCCTCGGGCGCCCACGGGCACGACAACAACATCCGCTGAGGCCCGACGTGTTCGAGTCCGTCCAGACTCTGATCGACGAGCATCGCCGGGTCCAGGAGGAGCTCTCCGACCCGGCGGTGCACGCCGACGCGGCCCGCGCCAAGCGTGTCAACCGTCGGTACGCCGAGCTGTCGCGCATCGTCGCGGCGCACGAGGCGTGGACGGGCGCCGTCGATGATCTGGAGGCGGCGCGCGAGCTCGCCAGGGAGGACGAGGCGTTCGCCGCCGAGGTCCCCGCGCTGGAGGAGGGCGTGCAGGCGGCGCAGGAGCGTCTGCGGCGCCTTCTCATCCCGCGCGACCCCGACGACGCCCGCGACGTGATCATGGAGATCAAGGCGGGGGAGGGCGGCGCCGAGTCGGCGTTGTTCGCGGCGGATCTGCTGCGCATGTACGTGCAGTACGCCGCGTCCAAGGGGTGGAAGACCGAGCTGCTCGAGCGCAACGAGTCCGACCTCGGCGGCTACAAGGACGTCCAGGTCGCCATCAAGGGCTCTTCGTCCGACCCTGCACAGGGCGTCTGGGCGCACCTGAAGTACGAGGGCGGCGTGCACCGCGTGCAGCGGGTGCCGGCCACGGAGTCGCAGGGACGCATCCACACGTCCACGACCGGCGTGCTCGTGTTCCCCGAGGTGGACGAGCCCGAGGAGATCCAGATCGATCAGAACGATCTGAAGATCGACGTGTTCCGTTCATCGGGCCCCGGCGGCCAGTCGGTGAACACCACCGACTCCGCGGTCCGGATCACCCACGTGCCGACCGGCATCGTCGTGTCGATGCAGAACGAGAAGTCGCAGTTGCAGAACCGTGAGGCCGCGATGCGCGTGCTGCGCGCCCGACTGCTCGCCAAGCAGCAGGAGGAGCTCGACGCGGCCGCCTCCGACGCGCGCAAGTCGCAGATCCGCGGCATGGACCGCTCGGAGCGCATCCGTACCTACAACTTCCCGGAGAACCGGATCGCGGATCACCGGACCGGGTTCAAGGCGTACAACCTCGATCAGGTCATGGACGGTGCGCTCGACCCCATCATCGAGAGCGCCATCGCCGCCGACGAAGAAGCGCGCCTCGCCGCCGTCGGCTCCGAGGGCTGAGCGGCCGCCCACCGCGTCACGTGCGCGTCGCGTACCGGTGCTCGGGCCGTCCGGTCGATCCGTACCGCAACCGCACCTCGACGATCGTCCGTGCGGCGAGAGCCGCGAGGTGCCGTTGCGCGGTGGCCCGTGAGATGCCGACCCGCTCGGCGACCTCCGCGGCCGAGGACTCGCCGTCTCCGAGCGCTGCGAGCACGCGCTGCTCGGTGGCCGAGCGCGATAGGGACACCGGCTCGCCGCCGCCGTGCAGGATCGCGAGCGCCCGGTCCACGTCCTCCTGCGTGAGGGGCCGCTCACCCGCGAGCAGGTTGCGATAGCGCAGGTACCGGTCGAGGAGGCCGGTCAGTCCGCGACGGTCGAACGGTTTCACGAGATAGCCGATCGCGCCGGCCCGCAGGGCTCGTCGCACGGTGGGCGCGTCGTCCGCGGCGGAGATGAGGATCGCGTCCACCCCGACCTCGCGGACGAGTCCGATGCCGTCGCCGTCGGGGAGGTAGACGTCGGCGAGCAGCAGGTCGGGGCGTGTCGAGCGCACGAGGTCGCGAGCCTCGCCACAGGAGCGCGCGGTTCCGGTCACGGTGTATCCGGGATGGTCGTCCACGACCGCCCGATGCAGGTCGGCCACCCGGAAGTCGTCGTCGAGGATGAGCGCACGCAGCGGTTCCGTCACAGGTCCTCCTTCGAGAGATGCGGAGTGGGGTCGACGGCATCTCCGATGCGGGCGGCGAACACCGCGCCGTGGCCGGTGCCGCCGGGGTCGATGATCCAGAGGTCGCCGCCGCTCCGACGGGCGATCTCCGTGGCCAGGGGCAGGCCGATACCGTGCCCGTGCACGCGA
This genomic stretch from Microbacterium sp. Nx66 harbors:
- a CDS encoding alpha/beta fold hydrolase; the encoded protein is MSAPRRHTVTVPGARVSVAEWCPAAETQPPVLLLHGGGADSAELSWGEVGPALAAAGHRVVAPDHPGFGRSPRLEAPLTQERLVQYVGDLVDALDLQAYVVGGLSLGAGLALGHLLDRPDAARSAALLGSYGLMPRLTDGRLGALSHLSTFLLLRSGLLGAMTRAYARDRKAMMRGLQDLVHSPDARNPALVDAVLAEAATGSGLTTFGDWQRDQVRPLRLRTDYRDRLAEIRVPVLLVHGDRDSGVPLRRIEEAADALPAGRLLVAPGAGHWVQRDRPDLVIPALRDWFARGSDA
- a CDS encoding TetR/AcrR family transcriptional regulator; this encodes MPRPLVPDRRARILDAAERMVLTHGFDAMSVAAIARAAGIGKGAVYLEFAAKRDILDALLQRGTSRIADAVARTAGPQPSLSALYRATAAALLGDELMTAAFLDDAGVLGAHVAAQPPARCRMRHEQVVAGIRELQEQGRIAPDVEPEALALALSSATLGLLSAARTLGPLDRATLESAIDTVGRMAASFETE
- the lysA gene encoding diaminopimelate decarboxylase → MLDSAATLAPDWLVVPDDPNDLAVGVWPSSTERDEDGALVLAGVTAPELVRAYGTPLLVLDEDEVRRRARAFRDAFDRAASAHGTTAQVYYAGKAFLCTTVARWVVDEGLRIDVCTGGELEVALAAGVAPASLGFHGNNKSVAELERAVALGVGTIVVDSAIEIERLAAITARTDSVQRVMVRVISGVHAETHDFLATAHEDQKFGFPLAEAEVAVARIREIPGLEFAGLHCHIGSQIFGVAGFRESASRVLELHAALLEDGPVPQLNLGGGFGIAYTRIDDPTPIDELAGGIVAAVAEGCAARGIPVPALSFEPGRAIVGTAGVTLYEVGTTKDVTVASGATRRYVSVDGGMSDNARTALYGASYSARLASRAGTGDPQLSRVVGKHCESGDIVVDHEYLPGDVAPGDLLAVPATGAYCASLASNYNHVPRPPIVAVREGRSRVIVRGETVHDLLARDAGIDGAHAPEGAR
- a CDS encoding YihY/virulence factor BrkB family protein, translating into MADTDTRDSENRSAAPARPGLVARITGPVIAWALARRPVRAVLLYSERRGPMLADSVTYRALFSVFAGVLLGFSLAALWLSGNPEAWRAIIDAVQSAVPGLIGEGGVIDTKDLRTPASFSIAGIISLVALVGAALGAIGSLRTAIRTIAGTIQADILWIWVIVRNLLLGIGIGLAFVLAAGITFIGQLGVTWIGDLLGVPSDSPLLAWTVRILSLLVVFILDAALIVGAFLLLSGVRPAARSLWSGAFLGAFGLIVLQQLSGLFVGGATSNPLLASFASLLALLIWLQLSTQIILVSCAYIVTAEEERGDRLHERFGARTFVQRRLQRAEVDVKIATAELRDAQRAAAEENGTAEKK
- a CDS encoding alpha/beta fold hydrolase encodes the protein MHHETTGSAGTPPLLLLHGGGVAGWMWEPLRSHLDPARRVILPDLPGHGGSATADYVSHEETVAALVPLLEQETQPATVVGFSLGAQLAVLLAARRPDLVADAVVISAQAEPLRAVGPTLALLRLTAGLARNERFARLQARELFIPDALLPRYLETSAAISRTTLLRAVEENLRFTPPPAWRAHPGTALILVGAEEKPMMRRSAALLDRVHPRSTLEVAEGCGHGIPLQRPAELAARLEERLAT
- a CDS encoding LmeA family phospholipid-binding protein, translated to MSDDNHTLPYPKPSDEHPTLVVPDAADGRGGAGRRRRRWPWVVLIVVVVLAALVVAAEFVARAVLPGVVRSIVIEQLDLPADQQLDVETEGILLPQLLAGRLDTLRLSTEAVTLQGITGAADVTATGVPLRGGDLDGADGTIRIDQEQFTALLADSELPVDTVEFVAPNATLGGSFDVLGTAVPVSVTLTPGAVEGDLELTPVAASIGGVDIDLDRVGSSFGSLGEGITEPRRVCIADQLPAGLTLTGIEIVDDQAVIDIDVDGAIVTDETLQEKGTCDR
- the argS gene encoding arginine--tRNA ligase → MNPETLAHALLAVLAPIAEERRPGEPFDLSAADIVLERPRNRDHGDWASNIAMRLAKPFGTNPRELAQQIAGGLADVDGIASVEVAGPGFLNIRLDAAAAGALAKVIVDAGPAYGTNSSQEGVSVNVEFVSANPTGPLHIAHTRWAALGDAIVRLLLASGARAVREYYINDAGVQMDRFAASVLAAAKGEPTPEGGYPGQYIATLAGRVLEARPDLLDLPEEEQLTVARELGYEYQLAEIKNSLERFNVPFDVWFSERTLHAKDASGSSLIDQAVDRLREQGHVFDEDGAVWVRTTDFGDDKDRVIRRSNGEYTYFAADAAYYLNKGDRGFRDKIYLLGADHHGYVHRLKAVAGAAGDDPAKNIQVLIGQMVSINGARLSKRAGNIIEMDDLLDWLGTDALRYSLERSPADSPLDLDPELLQKRTNDNPVFYVQYAHARTHNVARNAADSGVDRSVFAPETLTHETEAALLGALQEFPRIVAFAAEVREPHRVARYLEELAGLYHRWYDNCRVIPLSDAPVEDVHRTRLWLNDAAGQVFRNGLDLLGVSAPERM